A DNA window from Halorubrum sp. DM2 contains the following coding sequences:
- a CDS encoding molybdopterin-binding protein: MNAAVVTVGDELLVGDTENTNATWLCDRLDARGVSVRRVTVVPDEVAEIARVVNEYHAEYDAVVVTGGLGPTHDDVTMEAVAAAFGRGVEENEEAAAWLAERGYSGGDLAAETTHLPVDCRPLPNEAGVAPGAVVESVYVLPGVPSEMKAMFESVEGEFSGTRTHVATVDVDEPESELLDRVAELRERFDVRVGSYPGAVVTVKITGESEAEVERAAAWVRDHADAVEGESAAE, from the coding sequence ATGAACGCCGCCGTCGTCACCGTCGGGGACGAGCTCCTCGTCGGCGACACCGAGAACACGAACGCGACCTGGCTCTGCGACCGCCTCGACGCCCGGGGCGTCAGCGTCCGACGCGTGACGGTCGTCCCGGACGAGGTCGCCGAGATCGCGAGAGTAGTCAACGAGTACCACGCAGAGTACGACGCCGTGGTCGTCACCGGCGGGCTCGGACCGACGCACGACGACGTGACGATGGAAGCGGTCGCGGCCGCGTTCGGGCGCGGCGTCGAGGAGAACGAGGAGGCGGCGGCGTGGCTCGCCGAACGGGGGTACAGCGGCGGCGACCTCGCGGCGGAGACGACCCACCTCCCCGTCGACTGCCGACCGCTCCCGAACGAGGCCGGGGTGGCTCCCGGTGCCGTCGTCGAGTCCGTCTACGTCCTCCCGGGCGTCCCGAGCGAGATGAAGGCGATGTTCGAGTCGGTCGAAGGCGAGTTTTCCGGGACGCGGACGCACGTCGCCACCGTCGACGTCGACGAACCCGAGAGCGAGCTGCTCGACCGGGTCGCGGAACTGCGCGAGCGGTTCGACGTGCGCGTCGGCTCGTATCCCGGGGCGGTCGTGACCGTGAAGATCACGGGCGAGAGCGAGGCGGAGGTCGAGCGCGCGGCCGCGTGGGTCCGCGACCACGCGGACGCGGTGGAGGGGGAGTCGGCGGCGGAATAA
- a CDS encoding HVO_0476 family zinc finger protein: protein MSDIESGDRVGLPCPSCSPSEPTVHEVLRPGGQATVRCTECDHTHKTEIPEAETVSVTIVVSQDGDSFTTRMDVPADGDVAAGEEFVVDTDDALMQVRITDIELGPEERVEEADITDVETLWTRAVDNVAVPVTLHPKDGDADQTRSLRVNVPGDYEFVVDETVEFGEEQFTVEGLQIREDAPEYRHEKLDHPGDLAYAKDLKRVYARDESLTAWSAW from the coding sequence ATGAGCGATATCGAGTCCGGAGACCGCGTCGGTCTCCCCTGTCCCTCGTGTTCCCCCTCTGAGCCGACCGTTCACGAGGTCCTGCGACCCGGCGGGCAGGCCACCGTTCGCTGTACCGAGTGCGACCACACGCACAAGACCGAAATCCCCGAAGCGGAGACCGTCTCCGTGACGATCGTCGTCTCGCAGGACGGCGACTCGTTCACGACGCGGATGGACGTCCCAGCCGACGGCGACGTCGCCGCGGGCGAGGAGTTCGTCGTCGACACCGACGACGCGCTGATGCAGGTGCGGATCACGGACATCGAACTCGGTCCCGAGGAGCGCGTGGAGGAGGCGGATATCACCGACGTGGAGACGCTGTGGACCCGCGCGGTCGACAACGTCGCGGTCCCCGTCACGCTCCACCCGAAGGACGGCGACGCCGACCAGACGCGCTCGCTGCGCGTGAACGTCCCCGGCGACTACGAGTTCGTCGTCGACGAGACGGTCGAGTTCGGCGAGGAGCAATTCACCGTCGAGGGGCTTCAGATCCGCGAGGACGCCCCCGAGTACCGCCACGAGAAGCTCGACCACCCCGGCGACCTCGCCTACGCGAAGGACCTCAAGCGGGTGTACGCCCGCGACGAGAGCCTCACCGCGTGGTCGGCCTGGTAG
- a CDS encoding ATP-NAD kinase family protein, whose protein sequence is MHVGIAVNPVAGMGGRVGLKGTDGKVAEAVERGAEPRAPNRAKRTLDRLAAVAPETRVSVAADPMGESIAREAGFEPVRVVDPFDGATPEPTETTAAHTAAVVRAFAGIDGTGDGTAESDPVDLVLFVGGDGTAADVAGALEGTDVPMLGVPAGVKVYSSVFAVSPEDAAEVAASFSRTERREVMDIDEDAYREGEVHPELRGVAHVPVADDLQSSKQTASGTVESLAEGVAADVRERDGEGVTFVLGPGSTVGAIKDELGFEPSPIGVDVWRDSEVIARDATEAEILDALGEENVIVVSPIGGQGFVFGRGNPQISPAVIRRCELRIVASRAKLDDVRALRVDTDDPELDADLAGWVRVRVGKFETRMMKIV, encoded by the coding sequence ATGCACGTGGGGATCGCGGTGAACCCGGTCGCCGGGATGGGCGGCCGCGTCGGGCTGAAGGGGACCGACGGGAAGGTGGCCGAGGCGGTGGAGCGCGGCGCGGAGCCGCGGGCCCCGAACCGGGCGAAACGGACGCTCGACCGACTGGCCGCCGTCGCCCCCGAGACGCGCGTCTCCGTCGCCGCCGATCCGATGGGCGAGTCGATCGCCCGCGAGGCCGGCTTCGAACCGGTCCGCGTCGTCGACCCGTTCGACGGCGCGACGCCGGAACCGACGGAGACGACCGCGGCCCACACGGCTGCGGTCGTGCGCGCGTTCGCCGGGATCGACGGCACTGGGGACGGTACGGCGGAGAGCGACCCCGTCGACCTCGTCCTGTTCGTCGGGGGCGACGGGACCGCCGCGGACGTCGCGGGGGCGCTGGAAGGGACCGACGTGCCGATGCTCGGCGTCCCCGCGGGCGTGAAGGTGTACTCGTCGGTGTTCGCGGTGTCGCCGGAGGACGCCGCCGAGGTCGCGGCGTCGTTCTCCCGGACCGAGCGCCGCGAGGTGATGGACATCGACGAGGACGCCTACCGCGAGGGGGAGGTTCACCCGGAGCTGCGGGGGGTCGCGCACGTCCCCGTCGCGGACGACCTCCAGTCGTCGAAACAGACCGCGAGCGGGACCGTCGAGTCGCTGGCGGAGGGCGTCGCCGCCGACGTCCGCGAGCGCGACGGCGAGGGCGTCACCTTCGTCCTCGGCCCGGGATCGACCGTCGGGGCGATCAAGGACGAACTCGGCTTCGAGCCGTCGCCGATCGGCGTCGACGTGTGGCGCGACAGCGAGGTGATCGCCCGCGACGCGACGGAGGCCGAGATACTCGACGCGCTCGGCGAGGAGAACGTCATCGTCGTCTCGCCCATCGGCGGGCAGGGGTTCGTCTTCGGCCGCGGCAACCCCCAGATCTCGCCGGCAGTGATCCGACGTTGTGAGCTCCGGATCGTCGCCTCCCGGGCGAAGCTCGACGACGTGCGCGCGCTCCGCGTCGACACCGACGACCCCGAACTCGACGCCGACCTCGCGGGGTGGGTCCGGGTCCGGGTCGGGAAGTTCGAGACGCGGATGATGAAGATCGTCTGA
- a CDS encoding thioredoxin domain-containing protein: MYRRRALALAGAAAVGSLAGCAGSGGSGGSGGEGGQSLRAHPAAAGLDGLPRRGALDGHAVLTFEDPSCTRCRAFHEEVVPQIRSNIVEPGAGAYVLRTYPVVYPWGEPATQALASTHARSEPAFWSLLDRYFAEQDQFDADNVLDRTEAFLDAETDLDGGAVVADAASEAHDEAVQDNLDAADAAGLGRTTPVVLLFRDGEYVTSANGSVSYDLIAETLGVDG, from the coding sequence ATGTACCGACGACGAGCGCTGGCGCTCGCCGGCGCGGCCGCGGTCGGCTCGCTCGCGGGGTGTGCCGGCAGCGGCGGCTCCGGCGGGTCCGGCGGCGAGGGAGGGCAGTCGCTGCGGGCGCACCCGGCCGCCGCGGGGCTGGACGGACTGCCGCGTCGCGGGGCGCTGGACGGACACGCGGTACTCACCTTCGAGGACCCGTCCTGTACCCGGTGTCGGGCGTTCCACGAGGAGGTCGTCCCCCAGATACGGTCGAACATCGTCGAGCCGGGAGCCGGGGCGTACGTCCTCCGAACCTACCCCGTCGTCTACCCGTGGGGCGAGCCGGCGACGCAGGCGCTCGCGTCGACGCACGCGCGGAGCGAGCCCGCCTTCTGGTCGCTGCTCGACCGCTACTTCGCCGAGCAGGACCAGTTCGACGCGGACAACGTCCTTGACCGAACGGAGGCGTTCCTCGACGCCGAGACCGACCTCGACGGCGGCGCGGTCGTCGCGGACGCCGCGAGCGAGGCCCACGACGAGGCGGTCCAAGACAACCTCGACGCGGCCGACGCCGCCGGTCTCGGTCGGACCACGCCGGTCGTCCTGCTGTTCCGGGACGGGGAGTACGTCACCTCGGCCAACGGGAGCGTGAGCTACGACCTCATCGCGGAGACGCTCGGGGTCGACGGCTGA
- a CDS encoding maltose acetyltransferase domain-containing protein, producing the protein MGREKERMLAGEAYDPTDPELAADRRRASDRCRRYNATAATEVDRRERLLSELFGEVRGDAVVEPPFRCDYGYNVGVGDGFFANYGCVFLDAAPIAFGENCLLGPGVHVYTPTHPIDPDERATGEEFGEPVTVGDDVWVGGRAVITPGVEVGDGAVVAAGAVVVDDVPARTVVSGNPAEEIRRVGGAETDSSGTTD; encoded by the coding sequence ATGGGACGAGAGAAGGAGCGCATGCTCGCCGGCGAGGCGTACGACCCGACGGACCCGGAGCTCGCCGCCGACCGCCGACGGGCGAGCGACCGCTGCCGCCGGTACAACGCCACCGCCGCGACCGAGGTCGACCGGCGCGAGCGGCTCCTCTCGGAGCTGTTCGGCGAGGTCCGCGGCGACGCGGTCGTCGAGCCGCCGTTCCGCTGCGACTACGGGTACAACGTCGGCGTCGGCGACGGGTTCTTCGCGAACTACGGCTGCGTGTTCCTGGACGCCGCGCCGATCGCGTTCGGAGAGAACTGCCTGCTCGGCCCGGGCGTCCACGTCTACACGCCGACGCACCCGATCGACCCCGACGAGCGAGCGACGGGCGAGGAGTTCGGCGAGCCGGTGACGGTCGGCGACGACGTCTGGGTCGGCGGGCGAGCGGTGATCACGCCCGGCGTCGAGGTCGGCGACGGGGCGGTCGTCGCGGCCGGAGCGGTCGTCGTCGACGACGTGCCGGCGCGCACGGTGGTCAGCGGGAATCCGGCGGAGGAGATACGGCGGGTCGGCGGGGCGGAGACGGACTCGTCGGGGACGACCGACTGA
- the prs gene encoding ribose-phosphate diphosphokinase → MIVPGSSSQLLAAALAEETGRALATPTYDRFPDGEGLAAVPDFDGDEAVIVAATDSDEAWVELLQLQDAVREAGAADVTTVIPYMGYARQDASFGDGEPVSARAMAKAISTGTDRVRLVNPHEATVADFFDVPVETVDAAGVLAGPLPTDLADPLFLAPDEGAVDVAATVRDAYGAGVTDYFEKHRDRETGEIEVSPSDAAVADRDVVVVDDIIATGSTMSESVAVLTDRGAARVLTACVHPVLAANAVTKLRAAGVDRIVGTDTVERGCSVVSVAPVVADALDAA, encoded by the coding sequence ATGATCGTACCCGGGTCCAGCTCGCAGCTGCTCGCGGCCGCGCTCGCCGAGGAGACGGGCCGGGCGCTCGCGACGCCCACCTACGACCGGTTCCCGGACGGGGAGGGGCTCGCCGCGGTGCCCGACTTCGACGGCGACGAGGCCGTGATCGTCGCCGCTACCGACTCCGACGAGGCGTGGGTCGAACTGCTCCAGCTACAGGACGCCGTCCGCGAGGCGGGCGCGGCCGACGTGACGACCGTGATCCCCTACATGGGCTACGCGCGACAGGACGCGTCGTTCGGCGACGGCGAACCGGTCTCTGCCCGCGCGATGGCGAAGGCCATCTCGACCGGCACCGACCGCGTCCGCCTCGTCAACCCCCACGAGGCGACCGTCGCCGACTTCTTCGACGTTCCCGTCGAGACGGTCGACGCCGCGGGCGTCCTCGCCGGTCCGCTCCCGACCGACCTCGCCGACCCGCTCTTCCTCGCGCCCGACGAGGGGGCCGTCGACGTGGCCGCCACCGTCCGCGACGCCTACGGGGCCGGCGTGACGGACTACTTTGAGAAGCACCGCGACCGCGAGACGGGCGAGATCGAGGTGTCCCCCTCCGACGCCGCCGTCGCCGACCGCGACGTGGTCGTCGTTGACGACATCATTGCGACCGGGTCGACGATGAGCGAGTCGGTCGCCGTCCTCACCGACCGCGGTGCCGCGCGGGTCCTCACCGCCTGCGTCCACCCGGTCCTCGCGGCCAACGCGGTGACGAAGCTCCGCGCCGCCGGTGTCGACCGGATCGTCGGCACCGACACCGTCGAGCGCGGCTGTAGCGTCGTCAGCGTCGCGCCCGTCGTGGCCGACGCGCTGGACGCGGCCTGA
- a CDS encoding DUF5803 family protein, producing the protein MNRRFALAIAAVTLLAVSAGCLGYATGGGEVTNETLDAEPPREYDFDTDRDAAFTLSTDSTYTAVYAVGDREELRLFRQTPYSGDEPMPFEALRYQYPDGEVVNGSEFRARGGEVERTTDETWIRFADDMAGGRLAFSGEGSPRRFTMRAYVEGSYAVTLPPGFSTDAPIVGHVSPRDHAVETVGDRDRIVWDEVTGGSVVVQSYREGDLLVFGVILVIAVIAAIAGVLYFRRQLEALREQRRDLGLGVNEGDEGDEDDGWL; encoded by the coding sequence AGCGCCGGCTGTCTCGGCTACGCGACGGGCGGCGGCGAGGTGACGAACGAGACGCTCGACGCCGAGCCGCCCCGCGAGTACGACTTCGACACGGACCGGGACGCCGCGTTCACCCTCTCGACCGACTCGACGTACACCGCCGTGTACGCGGTCGGCGACCGCGAGGAGCTGCGGCTGTTCCGGCAGACCCCGTACTCCGGCGACGAGCCGATGCCGTTCGAGGCGCTGCGGTATCAGTACCCCGACGGCGAGGTGGTAAACGGGAGCGAGTTCCGCGCTCGCGGCGGCGAGGTCGAGCGGACGACCGACGAGACGTGGATCCGCTTCGCCGACGACATGGCGGGCGGCAGGCTCGCGTTCTCCGGCGAGGGATCGCCGCGCCGGTTCACCATGCGCGCCTACGTCGAGGGGTCGTACGCCGTGACGCTCCCGCCGGGCTTCAGCACGGACGCTCCGATCGTCGGCCACGTGTCGCCGCGCGACCACGCGGTCGAGACGGTCGGCGACCGCGACCGGATCGTCTGGGACGAGGTGACGGGCGGGTCGGTCGTCGTCCAGTCGTACCGCGAGGGCGACCTACTGGTGTTCGGTGTCATCCTCGTCATCGCGGTGATCGCCGCGATCGCGGGGGTGCTCTACTTCCGGCGGCAGCTGGAGGCGCTCCGGGAGCAGCGACGCGACCTCGGACTGGGCGTCAACGAGGGCGACGAGGGCGACGAGGACGACGGCTGGCTCTGA